Proteins found in one Poecilia reticulata strain Guanapo linkage group LG6, Guppy_female_1.0+MT, whole genome shotgun sequence genomic segment:
- the oaz2a gene encoding LOW QUALITY PROTEIN: ornithine decarboxylase antizyme 2a (The sequence of the model RefSeq protein was modified relative to this genomic sequence to represent the inferred CDS: deleted 1 base in 1 codon), with protein sequence MVNLSVDFLLNSSRSGCQKGPKESSFLEAIMLNTEESSWLSGALKPSSIPQAPGPLWCSDAPHPQLKIPGGRGTVRDHSHAVLIHKDDRLTVTQASPVGGRPSLLRFHYQLTERRSAFWDTALSGDSLFLEVPAGSLAEGSKEGLTALLEFAEEKLKVNYVFLWFHKNREDRMVIIKTFHYMGFEMVKPGNPMVPARPDLAFMAYSLDNSSSDEE encoded by the exons ATGGTTAACTTATCTGTGGACTTCCTGTTGAACAGTAGCCGTTCTGGTTGTCAAAAAGGACCTAAAGAGTCGAGTTTCCTCGAAGCTATCATGCTGAACACAGAGGAAAG ttcCTGGTTATCGGGGGCCTTGAAGCCCAGCTCTATCCCTCAGGCTCCGGGGCCTCTGTGGTGCTCC GATGCCCCTCACCCACAGCTGAAGATCCCGGGTGGGCGAGGGACGGTCAGGGATCACTCTCATGCCGTGCTAATACACAAG GATGACAGGTTGACGGTGACGCAGGCCTCCCCGGTCGGCGGGAGACCCTCGCTTCTCCGCTTCCACTACCAGCTGACTGAGCGCCGCTCGGCCTTCTGGGACACGGCACTTTCAGGGGACAGCCTCTTCCTGGAGGTCCCAGCAGGTTCGCTGGCCGAAGGGAGCAAAGAGGG GCTGACCGCGCTGCTGGAGTTCGCCGAGGAGAAGCTGAAGGTTAACTACGTCTTCCTGTGGTTCCACAAAAACAGAGAGGATCGAA TGGTCATCATCAAGACGTTCCACTACATGGGCTTCGAGATGGTGAAGCCGGGCAACCCCATGGTACCAGCCCGACCCGATCTGGCCTTCATGGCTTACTCTCTGGACAACAGCAGCTCGGATGAAGAGTGA